From the genome of Virgibacillus siamensis, one region includes:
- a CDS encoding aminopeptidase, protein MVNQKVKEKYAELALKTGVNLQKNQALMINAPIEGAEFTKTVARKAYEMGAKDVHINWSDDELTLLKFENAPDEVIADFPEWKVKLHDEYAEDGAAVLSIRSTNPDLLKDVDSSRVAAANKAAAQAMTNFRQYTMNDRIPWSIISIPTGDWAQKIFPDKSKEDAIESLWDAIVKIVRVDQDDPIAAWDAHNETLKTAREILNKRNYKKLIYKAPGTDLEMELPEGHIWKGGSAETEKGTTFNPNMPTEEVFSMPHKYGVNGTVSSTKPLNYGGSLIDNFSLTFKDGKVVDFKAEQGEDTLKHLLDTDEGARRLGEVALVPHESPVSQSGLIFYNTLFDENASCHIALGKAYPTNLEGGASMNDEELDQHGVNDSLTHVDFMIGSEKLDIDGVLEDGSTEPVFRNGTWALNIKGE, encoded by the coding sequence ATGGTAAATCAAAAAGTGAAGGAAAAGTATGCAGAATTAGCTTTAAAAACAGGGGTCAATTTACAGAAAAACCAGGCGCTTATGATTAATGCGCCAATTGAAGGGGCGGAATTTACAAAGACAGTAGCCCGCAAAGCGTATGAAATGGGCGCCAAAGACGTACATATTAACTGGTCAGACGATGAATTAACACTCCTGAAATTTGAAAATGCGCCGGATGAAGTTATTGCGGATTTTCCGGAGTGGAAAGTAAAACTGCATGACGAATATGCGGAGGACGGTGCGGCGGTATTATCCATCCGCTCGACAAACCCGGACCTATTAAAAGATGTCGATTCCTCACGCGTGGCTGCTGCGAACAAAGCTGCTGCACAGGCAATGACTAATTTTCGCCAGTACACTATGAACGACCGGATTCCATGGTCAATCATCTCCATTCCGACGGGTGATTGGGCGCAAAAGATTTTCCCTGATAAGTCCAAAGAAGATGCAATTGAAAGTCTGTGGGATGCAATTGTTAAAATTGTTCGTGTTGACCAGGATGATCCAATTGCAGCATGGGATGCACACAATGAAACATTGAAAACTGCAAGGGAAATTTTGAATAAGCGAAACTATAAAAAGTTGATTTACAAAGCACCCGGAACAGATCTTGAAATGGAGCTTCCGGAAGGGCATATCTGGAAAGGCGGCTCGGCCGAAACGGAAAAGGGGACGACGTTCAATCCAAATATGCCGACCGAGGAAGTATTCTCCATGCCGCATAAATATGGTGTGAATGGAACAGTATCAAGCACCAAGCCGCTTAATTACGGCGGCAGTCTGATTGATAATTTCAGCCTGACATTCAAAGACGGAAAAGTAGTGGATTTCAAGGCGGAGCAGGGTGAGGACACGTTGAAGCACCTGCTTGATACAGATGAGGGCGCACGCCGTCTTGGTGAAGTTGCACTTGTACCGCATGAATCCCCGGTATCCCAGTCCGGTTTGATTTTTTATAACACACTATTCGATGAGAATGCATCATGCCACATTGCGCTTGGAAAGGCATACCCGACCAACCTGGAAGGCGGCGCTTCCATGAACGATGAAGAGCTTGATCAGCATGGGGTCAACGACAGTCTCACACATGTTGACTTTATGATTGGTTCCGAGAAGCTTGATATCGACGGTGTCCTGGAAGACGGCAGCACTGAGCCGGTATTCCGCAACGGGACATGGGCATTGAATATAAAAGGAGAATAA
- a CDS encoding winged helix-turn-helix transcriptional regulator, translating to MENLCPRFENAMEIISKRWVGLILFELLNGARRFSEMEADLPISGRLLSDRLKMLEKENIVERTIYSEFPVRIEYSLTEKGKSLRPVIEEIQNWADHWVSPKDVEKSKA from the coding sequence ATGGAAAATTTATGTCCGCGTTTTGAAAATGCAATGGAAATTATCAGCAAACGCTGGGTTGGCCTTATTTTGTTTGAACTGTTGAATGGTGCAAGGCGTTTTTCCGAAATGGAAGCTGATTTGCCCATCAGCGGAAGACTTCTCTCTGATCGATTAAAAATGCTTGAAAAAGAAAACATTGTTGAACGTACCATATACTCCGAGTTCCCTGTTCGAATTGAATATTCGCTAACGGAAAAAGGCAAGTCGCTAAGACCGGTTATTGAAGAAATTCAAAATTGGGCTGATCATTGGGTATCTCCTAAAGACGTAGAAAAAAGCAAGGCATAA
- the hutI gene encoding imidazolonepropionase: MQADLLIKNIGQLLTMDKQGPVKGSDMNDLQPLENVAVAVNNGKIDWIGPDDEAASIQAKKTINAGGKLVTPGLVEPHTHLVFGGSREHEMALKQQGVPYLDILKEGGGILSTVNATREASYDDLLEKALFHLDRMARHGITTVEAKSGYGLDKETELKQLKVAKEAGEKHPLDLVSTFLGAHAIPPEYKADPEAFLDIMADLFDDIKEQDLAEFVDIFTETGVFSVEQSRRYLLKAKEKGFGVKIHADEIDPLGGTELAVEAGAISGDHLAVASDEGIRQLAASDTIGVILPGTSFYLGKDSYGPARKMIDAGAAISISTDFNPGSSVTENLQLIMSIAALKLKLSPAEIWHAVTVNAAHAIGRGGQAGTIAADRTADIVIWDAPNYMYIPYHYGVNHVNTVIKNGNVLYERGEIR; encoded by the coding sequence ATGCAGGCAGATTTACTGATTAAAAATATCGGACAGCTTTTGACGATGGATAAACAGGGACCTGTTAAAGGCAGTGACATGAACGACTTACAGCCATTGGAGAATGTGGCGGTAGCGGTGAACAATGGAAAAATTGACTGGATTGGACCGGATGATGAGGCGGCTTCAATCCAAGCGAAAAAAACCATAAACGCAGGTGGTAAACTCGTTACACCGGGGTTGGTGGAACCGCACACTCATCTTGTGTTCGGCGGATCCCGTGAACATGAAATGGCACTGAAGCAGCAGGGCGTGCCATATTTGGATATTCTTAAGGAGGGCGGGGGCATTTTGTCCACTGTGAATGCAACCAGGGAAGCGTCCTATGACGACCTGCTGGAAAAAGCGTTGTTCCATCTTGACCGGATGGCGCGCCACGGCATTACGACGGTGGAAGCAAAAAGCGGCTATGGCCTTGATAAAGAAACCGAACTGAAACAGCTGAAAGTCGCCAAAGAAGCAGGGGAGAAGCACCCGCTTGATCTCGTTTCAACATTTCTTGGTGCCCATGCGATCCCGCCGGAATACAAAGCAGACCCGGAAGCATTTTTAGATATAATGGCTGATTTGTTTGATGACATTAAAGAACAGGACTTGGCTGAATTTGTTGATATTTTTACCGAAACCGGTGTCTTTTCGGTGGAACAGTCCCGCCGTTACTTGCTGAAGGCGAAAGAAAAAGGCTTCGGGGTCAAAATTCATGCAGATGAAATTGATCCATTGGGCGGAACAGAACTGGCTGTTGAAGCAGGGGCAATCAGTGGTGACCACTTGGCTGTTGCATCAGATGAAGGAATCCGGCAGCTGGCAGCATCTGATACAATCGGGGTGATTTTGCCCGGAACGAGTTTTTATCTTGGAAAAGATTCGTATGGACCAGCCCGTAAAATGATTGACGCAGGAGCGGCAATTTCCATATCAACGGATTTTAATCCAGGCAGTTCGGTGACGGAAAATCTGCAATTGATTATGTCCATTGCTGCGCTTAAGTTAAAACTTTCACCAGCAGAGATTTGGCATGCGGTAACTGTTAATGCCGCACATGCGATTGGACGCGGCGGGCAAGCAGGAACCATTGCCGCGGACCGCACGGCAGATATCGTCATCTGGGATGCCCCGAATTATATGTATATTCCGTATCATTATGGGGTCAATCATGTGAATACGGTAATAAAAAATGGGAATGTATTGTATGAAAGAGGGGAAATCCGATGA
- the hutU gene encoding urocanate hydratase — translation MNKVMAKKGTELECKGWEQEAALRMLYNNLDPEVAENPDELVVYGGIGKAARNWEAFDAIVKTLRSLENDETMLVQSGKPVGVFKTHKHAPRVLLSNSVLVPKWANWDHFHELDQKGLIMYGQMTAGSWIYIGTQGILQGTYETFAALAKKHFNGTLKHTITLTAGLGGMGGAQPLAVTMNQGVVIAVEVDRERIDKRIHTKYCDVMTDNLDEAVRMANEAKQKGEARSIGLLGNAAEVHHELMEKDIQIDIVTDQTSAHDPLNGYVPVGYSLDEAAALRKENPQRYTELSSQSMAKHVEAMLAYQQNGSIVFDYGNNIRQVAKDEGVANAFDFPGFVPAYIRPLFCEGKGPFRWAALSGDPEDIYRTDQLIKELFPENKELIRWIDMAQDQVAFQGLPSRICWLGYGERVKMGLAINDLVRKGELKAPIVIGRDHLDCGSVASPNRETEGMKDGSDAVADWAVLNALVNTAAGGSWISFHHGGGVGMGYSLHAGMVAVADGTDLAHERLERVLTTDPGMGIVRHADAGYEKAEQFAAENNITIPTKK, via the coding sequence ATGAATAAGGTAATGGCAAAAAAGGGAACTGAACTGGAATGTAAAGGCTGGGAGCAGGAAGCAGCACTGCGGATGCTGTATAACAATCTGGATCCGGAAGTAGCGGAAAATCCGGATGAACTCGTTGTATATGGCGGTATCGGCAAGGCTGCACGGAATTGGGAGGCATTCGACGCGATTGTAAAAACACTCCGCAGCCTGGAAAATGATGAAACAATGCTTGTGCAGTCAGGGAAGCCTGTCGGTGTTTTTAAAACACATAAACATGCACCACGCGTGTTGTTATCCAATTCTGTACTTGTACCGAAATGGGCGAACTGGGATCACTTCCATGAGCTCGATCAGAAAGGTCTAATCATGTACGGGCAAATGACGGCGGGCAGCTGGATTTATATCGGAACACAGGGGATTTTGCAAGGAACGTATGAAACGTTCGCTGCGCTTGCCAAAAAACATTTTAACGGAACACTGAAACATACAATCACGCTGACTGCCGGGCTTGGCGGCATGGGGGGTGCACAGCCGCTTGCTGTGACAATGAATCAAGGTGTTGTAATTGCAGTGGAAGTTGATCGGGAGCGGATTGACAAGCGAATCCACACAAAATATTGTGACGTTATGACAGATAATCTAGATGAAGCTGTGCGTATGGCCAATGAAGCCAAGCAAAAAGGTGAAGCACGATCAATCGGGCTGCTCGGGAATGCAGCAGAAGTCCACCATGAATTAATGGAAAAAGATATTCAGATTGATATTGTAACTGATCAAACATCGGCACACGATCCGCTTAACGGCTATGTGCCTGTCGGTTACAGCTTGGATGAAGCAGCAGCACTTAGAAAAGAAAACCCGCAGCGGTATACGGAGCTGTCATCACAGAGTATGGCGAAACACGTGGAAGCAATGCTTGCGTATCAGCAAAATGGTTCGATTGTGTTTGATTACGGCAACAACATCCGTCAAGTGGCCAAAGATGAAGGTGTGGCGAATGCGTTTGATTTTCCGGGATTTGTACCGGCATATATCCGCCCATTATTTTGTGAGGGAAAAGGACCATTTCGCTGGGCTGCACTTTCAGGTGATCCGGAAGATATCTACCGGACCGATCAGCTGATTAAAGAACTTTTTCCGGAAAATAAAGAACTGATTCGCTGGATTGATATGGCTCAGGATCAGGTTGCTTTTCAAGGGCTGCCGTCACGGATTTGCTGGCTCGGCTATGGGGAACGTGTGAAAATGGGACTTGCAATCAATGACTTGGTACGAAAAGGTGAACTGAAAGCACCAATCGTTATCGGACGCGATCATCTTGACTGCGGATCCGTTGCGTCGCCAAACCGTGAAACAGAAGGCATGAAGGATGGCAGTGATGCAGTAGCGGACTGGGCTGTACTTAATGCATTGGTAAATACAGCAGCAGGCGGCTCATGGATTTCCTTCCACCATGGCGGCGGTGTCGGCATGGGGTATTCTTTGCACGCGGGAATGGTAGCAGTGGCAGACGGTACCGACCTTGCGCATGAACGGCTGGAGCGTGTCTTGACGACTGATCCTGGAATGGGCATTGTCCGGCATGCGGATGCAGGCTATGAAAAAGCCGAACAATTCGCAGCAGAAAATAACATTACCATACCGACTAAAAAGTAG
- the hutH gene encoding histidine ammonia-lyase produces the protein MVILTGETLTMEEVRRVVFDHELVSLAGSSREKIMTSRQTVEQMLVEKQTMYGINTGFGKFSDVVIGDDDLDALQLNLIHSHACGVGEPFSEKISRAMLLLRANALIQGYSGVRPELIEQFLDFLNEGIHPVIPQQGSLGASGDLAPLSHLALALLGEGEVFYNSERTTTEEALNSAGLSPITLKAKEGLALINGTQAMTAVGVITYLEMEKMLYQSEQVAAMTLEGLHGIIDAFDADLHRVRGHQEQMDVAERFRETLRDSGLTTRQGELRVQDAYSLRCIPQVLGAAWQTVHYAKEKLETEINAVTDNPLIFSEENKVISGGNFHGEPIAFAMDFLKLGIAEVANVAERRIERLVNPQLNDLPPFLSPNPGLESGAMIMQYSAASLVSENKTLAHPASVDSIPSSANQEDHVSMGTIAARHALQMLQNTRNVVAIELICAMQAAAFRGVEQMASATREFYENARKIVPEITKDRIFSNDIEKLANWLKDSEESNVYRKGGVLHE, from the coding sequence ATGGTTATTTTAACAGGAGAGACATTAACAATGGAAGAGGTTCGCCGTGTTGTTTTTGACCACGAATTGGTTTCCCTGGCAGGGTCATCACGGGAAAAAATCATGACAAGCAGGCAGACGGTTGAACAGATGCTGGTGGAAAAACAGACCATGTATGGCATTAATACGGGTTTTGGGAAGTTCAGCGATGTTGTCATTGGGGATGACGATTTGGATGCGTTGCAGCTGAATTTAATTCATTCCCATGCGTGTGGTGTGGGGGAACCATTTTCGGAAAAAATCAGCAGAGCGATGCTATTGCTGCGGGCCAATGCGCTTATCCAAGGATATTCCGGGGTAAGACCGGAGCTGATTGAGCAGTTTCTGGACTTTTTAAATGAAGGAATCCACCCGGTTATTCCGCAGCAAGGGTCACTTGGAGCAAGCGGAGATCTGGCGCCGTTATCACATCTGGCGCTGGCACTGCTTGGGGAAGGTGAAGTTTTTTACAACAGTGAGCGGACAACCACAGAGGAGGCGCTGAACAGTGCAGGATTATCGCCGATTACGTTAAAGGCAAAAGAAGGGCTGGCACTGATTAACGGAACACAGGCGATGACAGCAGTTGGTGTTATTACCTATTTGGAAATGGAAAAAATGCTCTACCAAAGCGAGCAGGTTGCGGCGATGACACTTGAAGGGCTGCACGGCATTATTGATGCCTTTGATGCAGATTTGCACCGGGTTCGCGGTCATCAGGAGCAGATGGATGTTGCAGAGCGATTCCGCGAAACATTACGTGACAGCGGGCTGACAACGCGGCAAGGGGAACTGCGTGTGCAGGATGCCTATTCGCTGCGATGCATTCCACAGGTATTGGGGGCAGCCTGGCAAACCGTTCATTATGCCAAAGAAAAACTGGAAACGGAAATCAATGCCGTCACAGATAATCCGCTTATTTTTTCCGAGGAAAACAAAGTGATATCCGGCGGGAATTTCCATGGTGAGCCGATTGCATTTGCAATGGACTTTTTGAAACTTGGAATTGCGGAAGTGGCCAATGTCGCGGAACGCCGGATTGAGCGGCTCGTCAATCCGCAGCTGAACGACCTGCCGCCATTTCTTAGTCCCAATCCAGGGCTGGAATCCGGTGCGATGATTATGCAGTACAGTGCGGCATCACTTGTTTCTGAAAATAAAACATTGGCACATCCGGCCAGCGTCGATTCGATTCCGTCATCAGCTAATCAGGAAGACCATGTCAGCATGGGAACAATAGCAGCAAGGCATGCGCTGCAGATGCTGCAGAATACGAGGAATGTCGTTGCGATTGAACTGATTTGTGCGATGCAGGCGGCAGCGTTTCGCGGAGTTGAGCAAATGGCCTCTGCAACACGTGAATTTTATGAAAATGCCCGAAAAATAGTACCGGAAATCACCAAAGACCGGATATTTTCCAATGATATTGAAAAACTGGCAAACTGGCTGAAAGATTCAGAGGAGAGCAATGTATATCGAAAAGGGGGAGTTTTACATGAATAA
- a CDS encoding alanine/glycine:cation symporter family protein: MDILEKVVGAANEVMWTYVLIAVLIGLGLWFSFKTKFVQFQMFPEMFRVLFDKRTVSASGKKGTSAFQAFAISAASRVGTGNLAGVASAVAVGGPGAVFWMWVIALLGSATAFVESTLAQVYKVPEENQYRGGPAYYIEKGLNMRWLGIVFAVTITFTYGLVFNSVQSNTISLAFNGEFDIGKNIMAIVLVVLTAIVIFGGLKSIANVSQVIVPVMAILYIILAIFVLVMNIAQIPDMIGYIFSNAFGFREVAGGGFGAAILMGTKRGLFSNEAGMGSAPNAAATAEVSHPAKQGLIQSLGVFFDTILICSATAFIIIAAGGFEGSEADGIQLTQNAFEEHLGGAAAIFIAVAIFFFAYSSILGNYYYGENNIGYIKDSKIGLFIYRLAVLAMVVFGAVATFDLVWALADLTMGIMALINLYAIFRLSKVANRVLKDYRKQRKEGKDPVFYRDVLDDQTGIEYWGRDQVSEKE, from the coding sequence ATGGATATTTTAGAAAAAGTTGTCGGGGCAGCAAATGAGGTCATGTGGACCTATGTGTTGATTGCTGTGCTAATCGGCCTTGGGCTATGGTTTTCCTTCAAAACCAAATTTGTGCAATTTCAAATGTTCCCGGAAATGTTCCGTGTCTTGTTCGATAAGCGGACCGTGAGCGCTTCCGGTAAAAAAGGAACGTCCGCATTTCAGGCTTTCGCCATCAGTGCGGCCTCACGTGTTGGAACAGGTAACCTTGCCGGTGTTGCATCAGCTGTAGCGGTTGGTGGACCAGGAGCGGTGTTCTGGATGTGGGTCATTGCGCTGCTCGGTTCTGCAACAGCTTTTGTGGAAAGCACGCTTGCACAGGTTTATAAGGTTCCAGAGGAGAACCAGTATCGGGGCGGACCGGCATATTATATTGAAAAAGGACTGAATATGCGCTGGCTTGGGATTGTGTTTGCCGTTACCATTACATTTACATATGGTCTTGTGTTTAACTCAGTTCAATCCAATACAATCAGTTTGGCGTTTAATGGCGAATTTGATATAGGCAAAAATATAATGGCGATTGTGCTTGTCGTCTTGACTGCAATCGTTATTTTCGGTGGACTGAAAAGCATTGCGAATGTGTCACAGGTCATTGTTCCGGTCATGGCAATTTTGTATATCATACTTGCAATTTTTGTACTGGTTATGAATATTGCGCAAATACCAGATATGATTGGGTATATTTTCAGCAATGCATTCGGTTTCCGTGAAGTGGCAGGCGGCGGATTTGGAGCAGCCATTCTGATGGGAACCAAACGCGGATTGTTCTCCAATGAAGCTGGTATGGGTAGTGCGCCAAACGCAGCGGCTACCGCAGAAGTGTCCCACCCGGCCAAACAGGGGCTGATCCAGTCTCTTGGTGTATTTTTTGATACGATTCTGATTTGTAGCGCGACTGCATTTATCATCATCGCGGCAGGCGGTTTTGAAGGCAGCGAAGCAGATGGGATTCAATTGACCCAGAATGCATTTGAAGAGCATTTGGGTGGTGCAGCAGCCATCTTTATTGCTGTGGCAATCTTCTTCTTCGCCTACAGCTCTATTTTAGGTAATTATTATTATGGTGAAAATAATATCGGCTACATTAAAGACAGTAAAATTGGTCTCTTCATCTATCGTCTTGCAGTTCTGGCGATGGTTGTGTTTGGTGCAGTTGCCACGTTTGACCTTGTATGGGCACTTGCCGACTTAACGATGGGTATCATGGCGCTCATTAACCTGTATGCGATCTTCCGACTGTCCAAAGTCGCTAACCGGGTACTGAAGGATTACCGGAAACAGCGGAAGGAAGGGAAAGATCCGGTTTTTTACCGGGATGTCCTGGATGATCAAACCGGCATTGAATATTGGGGCCGTGATCAGGTCTCTGAAAAAGAATAA
- a CDS encoding acyl-CoA thioesterase, translating to MEGKPCNQSLAVKTSHVLPPDTNAHGTLFGGKLMAHIDDVAAIAAGRHARKPVVTASTDSVDFLAPVKEGDAVCVEAFVTWTHNTSMEVFVKAVTENIRSGKRKVCTTAFTTFVAVDSDGRPSEVPPVYPVTDDEKKLHESAPKRAKLRNERRQESKELAATFGTDFPWNRGV from the coding sequence ATGGAAGGTAAACCTTGTAATCAATCACTAGCAGTAAAGACATCACATGTTCTTCCGCCGGACACAAATGCACACGGAACATTATTCGGTGGAAAATTGATGGCACACATTGATGATGTGGCAGCCATTGCCGCCGGCCGCCACGCCCGAAAACCAGTCGTTACAGCATCAACAGATTCGGTTGACTTTTTGGCGCCTGTAAAAGAGGGAGATGCTGTATGTGTCGAGGCATTCGTGACATGGACACATAATACATCAATGGAAGTTTTTGTGAAGGCGGTAACTGAAAATATCCGGTCAGGGAAAAGGAAGGTATGTACGACGGCTTTTACGACGTTTGTGGCAGTTGACAGTGATGGGCGTCCATCTGAAGTTCCACCGGTTTACCCGGTGACAGACGATGAAAAAAAACTGCATGAATCAGCACCAAAGCGCGCAAAACTGCGTAATGAGAGAAGACAGGAGTCTAAAGAACTTGCCGCAACATTCGGCACGGATTTTCCATGGAACAGAGGGGTATAA
- the cls gene encoding cardiolipin synthase: MSITSILLGLILISNFVLAMTIIFLERKDPSSTWAWLMVLLFIPIAGFFLYLIFGKKISSQRIFTWDTKSKLGVKKAVQHQLRAIEENRFFFKHKELIEFKDLFYLHLRNDDAIFTQDNSVEIFTDGKKKFDALLQDLENAKDHIHLLYYILRHDELGQKIANVLIKKANQGVEVRVLYDDMGSRGISRKFINRLRKSGAKVESFFPPKIPKVNFKINYRNHRKLAIIDGKIGYIGGFNIGDEYLGKNRKFGYWRDTHLRISGDAVNNMQTRFVLDWNQASRNHIGYADRFYKGQVSGDVGIQIVSSGPDSDWEQIKNGYIKMIMSAKEYIYIQTPYFIPDESLKDALRIAALSGVHVRLMIPNKPDHPFVYWATLSYIGDLLNAGAEVYIYQNGFLHAKTIVVDGKIASVGTANIDVRSFRLNFEVNAFLYDKGLASRLVEAYKQDMQLSTVMTKKLYQKRSIGIRFKESISRLISPIL; encoded by the coding sequence ATGAGCATTACATCGATTTTATTAGGGTTAATACTCATTTCGAACTTTGTGCTCGCAATGACAATTATCTTTTTGGAGCGAAAAGATCCCAGTTCAACATGGGCTTGGCTGATGGTATTGCTTTTTATTCCGATTGCAGGATTCTTTTTATATTTAATTTTTGGAAAAAAAATCAGCTCCCAGCGTATTTTTACATGGGACACAAAGAGTAAGCTAGGGGTGAAGAAAGCAGTCCAGCATCAGCTCAGGGCGATAGAGGAGAACCGCTTCTTCTTTAAGCATAAAGAGCTAATCGAATTCAAGGATCTTTTTTACCTGCATTTACGTAATGATGATGCGATTTTTACGCAGGATAACAGTGTGGAAATTTTTACGGACGGGAAAAAGAAATTCGATGCTCTGCTGCAGGATCTTGAAAACGCGAAGGACCATATTCACTTGCTCTATTACATATTGCGCCATGATGAACTCGGCCAGAAAATAGCCAATGTCCTGATTAAAAAGGCGAATCAGGGTGTAGAAGTGCGGGTGCTTTATGATGATATGGGTTCACGGGGAATCAGCAGAAAGTTTATCAACCGGCTGCGAAAATCAGGGGCAAAGGTTGAGTCCTTTTTTCCACCGAAGATTCCCAAAGTAAACTTTAAAATCAATTACCGGAACCATCGGAAACTGGCCATTATTGATGGAAAGATCGGCTATATCGGCGGTTTCAATATTGGTGATGAGTATCTCGGGAAAAACCGTAAATTCGGCTATTGGCGCGATACACATTTGCGCATCAGCGGAGATGCCGTTAATAATATGCAGACCCGGTTTGTTCTTGACTGGAATCAGGCATCCCGGAATCACATCGGATATGCGGACAGGTTCTACAAAGGGCAGGTCAGCGGAGACGTTGGTATTCAGATTGTTTCGAGCGGACCGGATTCAGATTGGGAGCAGATTAAAAACGGGTATATAAAAATGATTATGTCGGCCAAGGAGTATATTTATATCCAGACACCGTATTTTATCCCGGATGAAAGCTTAAAGGATGCACTTCGGATTGCAGCACTGTCAGGGGTGCATGTGCGGCTCATGATCCCGAACAAGCCGGATCATCCATTCGTTTATTGGGCAACATTGTCCTATATAGGGGATTTGCTTAACGCAGGTGCTGAAGTGTATATTTATCAAAATGGCTTCCTGCATGCCAAGACGATCGTGGTGGATGGTAAAATTGCCTCTGTCGGGACAGCAAATATTGATGTGCGCAGTTTTCGCCTGAATTTTGAAGTTAATGCTTTTTTATATGACAAGGGACTCGCATCCCGGCTGGTCGAAGCATACAAACAGGATATGCAGCTTTCGACGGTCATGACCAAAAAATTATACCAGAAAAGGTCCATTGGGATTCGCTTTAAAGAGTCCATATCCAGATTAATCTCACCAATTTTGTAA
- the megL gene encoding methionine gamma-lyase has protein sequence MTHENKHFETTVIHEGYDSKEMLGSLATPLFQTSTYTFDSAEQGERRFAGEEGGYVYSRLGNPTVSVLEERIAALENGERGLAFGSGMAAVSAILIALTKANDHVLCSSGLYGCTYGLLSMMQDKYNITHDFSDMRTKDEIRSLIKPETACIYVETPINPTMKLIDLQMVAEVAKEHEIPVVVDNTFSSPYLQRPLELGCDVVLHSATKYIGGHGDVVAGLAVGKKDFLDEVAMTTQKDIGGIMAPMDAWLLLRGLKTLPLRLDRHCDNAEKIFDKLRNHPNVDHIYYPGDESNPDNAICKKQMKRGGGLISFEVKGTKKDAQQFLNHLTFLKLAVSLGDTETLIQHPATMTHAVVPEDARLNMGITDQLIRLSVGLENWEDIWTDLEQALNQL, from the coding sequence ATGACACATGAAAATAAACATTTTGAGACGACTGTAATCCATGAAGGGTATGATTCAAAGGAAATGCTTGGAAGCCTGGCGACACCGCTTTTTCAAACGTCGACATATACATTCGATTCTGCTGAACAGGGGGAGCGCCGTTTTGCCGGGGAAGAAGGCGGTTATGTGTACTCCCGTCTTGGCAATCCAACCGTAAGTGTACTGGAGGAGCGGATTGCGGCGCTGGAAAACGGAGAACGAGGCCTTGCTTTTGGATCGGGGATGGCCGCGGTTTCTGCGATTCTGATTGCGTTAACGAAGGCGAATGATCATGTGCTTTGTTCATCCGGGCTGTACGGATGTACGTATGGTCTTTTATCCATGATGCAGGACAAGTACAATATTACGCATGATTTTTCCGATATGCGCACAAAGGATGAAATTCGTTCACTTATTAAACCGGAAACAGCATGTATTTACGTGGAAACGCCAATTAATCCAACGATGAAGCTGATTGATCTGCAGATGGTGGCAGAAGTTGCCAAGGAGCACGAAATCCCTGTTGTTGTTGACAATACATTTTCATCACCGTATTTGCAGCGCCCGCTGGAATTGGGCTGTGATGTTGTGCTGCACAGTGCAACGAAATATATCGGCGGGCACGGGGATGTTGTGGCAGGCCTTGCTGTCGGTAAAAAAGATTTCCTCGATGAGGTGGCGATGACCACACAAAAAGATATTGGCGGCATAATGGCACCAATGGATGCCTGGCTGCTGCTCCGCGGGTTAAAAACATTGCCGCTCCGCCTTGATCGTCACTGTGACAATGCAGAGAAAATTTTTGACAAACTGCGTAACCATCCGAACGTCGATCATATTTATTATCCAGGTGATGAAAGCAATCCGGACAACGCCATCTGTAAAAAACAGATGAAACGCGGCGGCGGATTAATTTCCTTTGAAGTAAAAGGAACAAAAAAAGATGCACAGCAGTTTCTAAACCATCTTACATTTTTAAAACTGGCGGTAAGTCTGGGTGATACGGAGACATTGATCCAGCATCCGGCAACAATGACACATGCGGTAGTGCCGGAAGATGCACGTCTTAATATGGGCATCACCGATCAATTGATTCGCCTTTCCGTCGGCTTGGAAAACTGGGAAGATATCTGGACTGATTTAGAACAAGCACTCAACCAGCTATAA